The Amycolatopsis mongoliensis genome includes a window with the following:
- a CDS encoding LysR family transcriptional regulator, which translates to MQLHQLAYFVAVAEHRHFTRAAEEMRVAQPSLSQQIRTLEHDLGAPLFHRIRGNVSLTEAGEVLLPIARRILAETESARLAIRELDELDRGRVRLGAPPSLCTGLLPAMLSAFRRRYPGIQLELHESGSGDLRQRLAEGALDLALLAGARTAGDPHLAATPLLLEELVVISPTDAPVPHAGARLAVHELADVPLVMFRRGYDVREATVNACRAAGFEPSFAIEGGEMDAVLELVRAGVGSAVVPSTVAGERFLMTRFAPEAGMTRIVQLAYRKEIEPTRAVRALRTAIVGFVADRASLPPGIESLVDRGARPTGG; encoded by the coding sequence ATGCAGCTGCACCAGCTCGCCTACTTCGTCGCCGTCGCGGAGCACCGGCACTTCACCCGCGCCGCCGAGGAGATGCGGGTCGCGCAACCCTCGCTGTCGCAGCAGATCCGCACGCTCGAGCACGACCTGGGCGCGCCGCTGTTCCACCGGATCCGCGGCAACGTCTCGCTCACGGAGGCCGGCGAAGTCCTGCTGCCGATCGCGCGGCGGATCCTGGCGGAGACCGAATCCGCGCGGCTCGCGATCCGCGAACTGGACGAGCTGGACCGGGGCCGCGTGCGGCTCGGCGCGCCACCGAGCCTGTGCACGGGCCTGCTGCCCGCGATGCTGTCGGCGTTCCGCCGCCGGTACCCGGGCATTCAGCTGGAGCTGCACGAAAGCGGGTCGGGCGACCTCCGGCAGCGGCTGGCCGAAGGCGCGCTGGACCTGGCGCTGCTGGCCGGTGCGCGGACCGCGGGCGACCCCCACCTGGCGGCGACGCCCCTGCTGCTGGAGGAGCTCGTCGTGATCTCCCCCACGGACGCGCCGGTGCCGCACGCGGGCGCCCGGCTCGCCGTCCACGAGCTCGCGGACGTCCCCCTGGTGATGTTCCGCCGCGGCTACGACGTCCGGGAAGCGACGGTCAACGCCTGCCGCGCGGCCGGGTTCGAGCCGTCGTTCGCGATCGAGGGCGGTGAGATGGACGCCGTGCTGGAGCTGGTGCGCGCCGGCGTCGGGTCCGCGGTCGTGCCGAGCACCGTCGCGGGTGAACGGTTCCTGATGACGCGCTTCGCACCGGAAGCCGGCATGACCCGGATCGTGCAGCTGGCCTACCGCAAGGAGATCGAGCCGACGCGGGCCGTCCGGGCGCTGCGCACCGCGATCGTCGGGTTCGTGGCCGACCGCGCGAGCCTTCCGCCCGGTATCGAGTCCCTTGTGGACAGAGGCGCCCGACCAACGGGGGGTTGA
- a CDS encoding amidase, translated as MDAVNRLRSAAVLVVLAGSLLAPVPAAADTGLGFDLDAATIPELQQRMDHGGLTAVRLTTAYLHRIDALDGKVRSVLAVDPGALRAAAASDARRRAHHSLGRLDGIPVLLKDNIDTHAQPATAGSRGLPRSRPAADAALVDRLQRGGAVILGKTNLSEWANFRSTHSTSGWSGIGGQTNNPYVLDRNPCGSSSGSGAAVAATLAQVAIGTETDGSIVCPAGANDVVGEKPTLGLVSRTGVVPISAEQDTAGPMARHVVDAAVTLSVLQGRDPADPATAAIPAGQPQDYAALLHPGALRGARIGVWRLAGLDADVDRVVGDAVRTLTARGATVVDVDLPYQDRIGAAETPALLTEFKRDLNAYLTHRPGHPATLDELIAFDRRDPVELSKFGQELFEQAAAAPGPHDPTYRQQRATATSLAQRSIDETLSRLHLDAIVAPTNSPAWKTDYATGDAFVLGSSTPAAVAGYPNVSVPAGFAGPLPIGVSFFAGRWADARVLAFAAAFERAAPARRAPAFLPTLGS; from the coding sequence ATGGACGCCGTGAATCGCCTGCGCTCGGCCGCCGTGCTCGTCGTCCTCGCCGGTTCCCTCCTGGCCCCGGTCCCCGCCGCCGCCGACACCGGCCTGGGTTTCGACCTGGACGCGGCCACCATCCCCGAACTCCAGCAGCGGATGGACCACGGTGGCCTCACCGCCGTCCGGCTGACGACGGCCTACCTGCACCGCATCGACGCCCTCGACGGCAAGGTCCGCTCGGTGCTCGCCGTCGACCCGGGCGCGCTGCGCGCCGCCGCCGCCAGCGACGCCCGCCGCCGCGCGCACCACTCGCTCGGCCGGCTGGACGGGATTCCGGTGCTGCTCAAGGACAACATCGACACCCACGCGCAGCCGGCGACCGCGGGGTCGCGAGGCCTGCCGCGCAGCCGCCCGGCCGCCGACGCGGCGCTGGTCGACCGGCTGCAGCGCGGGGGCGCCGTCATCCTCGGCAAGACCAACCTCTCCGAGTGGGCCAACTTCCGGTCGACGCATTCGACGTCGGGCTGGTCCGGGATCGGCGGCCAGACGAACAACCCCTACGTCCTCGACCGCAACCCGTGCGGCTCGTCCTCGGGCTCCGGCGCCGCCGTGGCCGCCACGCTGGCCCAGGTCGCGATCGGCACCGAAACCGACGGCTCGATCGTCTGCCCGGCCGGCGCCAACGACGTCGTCGGCGAGAAGCCGACGCTCGGGCTCGTCAGCCGGACCGGCGTCGTGCCGATCTCCGCGGAGCAGGACACCGCCGGGCCGATGGCGCGCCACGTCGTCGACGCCGCCGTCACGCTGTCCGTGCTGCAGGGCCGCGACCCGGCCGACCCCGCGACGGCGGCGATTCCCGCCGGGCAGCCGCAGGACTACGCGGCGCTCCTGCACCCGGGTGCCCTGCGCGGGGCCCGGATCGGTGTCTGGCGGCTGGCCGGCCTGGACGCCGACGTCGACCGGGTCGTCGGGGACGCCGTCCGGACGCTGACCGCCCGCGGGGCGACGGTGGTCGACGTCGACCTGCCGTACCAGGACCGGATCGGCGCGGCCGAGACGCCCGCGCTGCTCACCGAGTTCAAGCGCGACCTGAACGCCTACCTCACGCACCGGCCGGGCCACCCCGCCACGCTCGACGAGCTGATCGCCTTCGACCGGCGCGACCCGGTGGAGCTGTCGAAGTTCGGCCAGGAGCTGTTCGAGCAGGCCGCGGCCGCGCCCGGGCCGCACGATCCGACGTACCGGCAGCAGCGGGCGACGGCCACTTCGCTGGCGCAGCGGTCGATCGACGAAACGCTTTCCCGGCTGCACCTGGACGCGATCGTCGCGCCCACCAACAGCCCGGCGTGGAAGACGGACTACGCCACCGGCGACGCGTTCGTCCTCGGCTCGTCGACCCCGGCGGCCGTCGCGGGCTACCCGAACGTGTCGGTCCCGGCCGGGTTCGCGGGTCCGCTGCCGATCGGCGTTTCGTTCTTCGCCGGCCGCTGGGCCGACGCCCGCGTGCTCGCCTTCGCCGCGGCGTTCGAACGCGCCGCCCCGGCACGCCGGGCCCCCGCCTTCCTGCCCACGCTCGGCTCCTGA